The following proteins come from a genomic window of Magnetococcus sp. PR-3:
- the ybeY gene encoding rRNA maturation RNase YbeY: MCQVLVQSPHPAWPSLDERIQQVVEATLEAESLLADSPAYGWQMDDLEVSVLLTDDAEVQALNAEYRGKDKPTNILSFAMEEDEEEPFPLMEGEPRALGDLILAYETVAREAEEQDKAFAQHLAHLLVHGTLHLIGYDHERSDAEADQQEAREVTILAQLGLANPYA; this comes from the coding sequence ATGTGCCAAGTCTTGGTGCAGTCGCCGCATCCAGCATGGCCAAGTCTGGATGAACGGATCCAGCAGGTGGTTGAGGCCACCCTGGAGGCCGAGTCTCTCTTGGCGGATTCCCCTGCCTATGGCTGGCAGATGGATGATCTGGAGGTGAGTGTCCTGCTCACGGACGATGCCGAAGTGCAAGCCTTAAACGCTGAATATCGGGGGAAGGATAAGCCCACCAATATTCTCTCTTTTGCCATGGAAGAGGATGAGGAAGAGCCTTTTCCTTTGATGGAGGGGGAGCCTCGTGCGTTGGGGGATCTTATTTTGGCTTACGAAACGGTTGCCCGTGAAGCTGAAGAGCAGGATAAAGCATTTGCCCAACATCTGGCGCACCTGTTGGTTCATGGAACGTTACATCTGATCGGTTATGATCATGAACGTTCTGATGCTGAAGCCGATCAACAGGAAGCACGGGAAGTGACCATTTTAGCCCAGTTAGGTCTTGCCAATCCCTATGCTTGA
- a CDS encoding HD family phosphohydrolase, which yields MAEDTHKPSPQDQAVDDRLSISLSLRPEQKEQKPFYKRALIGLRESWAWSWGGFALLVGLLATIYSPNAWHMPHVLEVGEVATRNIKAERDILVEDRSATEQRRLKAVSAVPPVFDWDANMVLSLSGGITDRLVELHGAMHELARSGALPNQKELEYQWAERYTLPTPILQELLRISGLTQALLVARTQADKPPLPPTIETPDQVDEGERAAHALVQATKTSPMALFAQPKGLNPGFEHLQARIQTWLKSHTHHWVVADASTQTRVQRKPITLHPLENPKEFRLTIPDRVVTLEQLAVLIRDSSTRHLSDLDPALRMWIVEQIQEYLRPNLTYNSAETRQRQLQAEEDVDQVFLRVRRGQMVVREGEVVSENTQLKLTALNKGDLNEVKWIRIAGLCMTVALFLYIGRLFLLRTAAAFPRDRLTLEILGTLLVVSASLSAFTFALGKGMAGVFQWPAQSVFYLPPVAMGSALASLIIGARVSLPGGTMVVGTVLSFLTSQLAGGGLPLFVYYMIGSLVGGLSLRTCRQRFDVLRSGLAVGIAQILVVPAVELLMGNAPSVDWTVYMVMALVSGLLSGLFALALIPLMESLFNITTDSRLMELAAGDHPLLRELSMRSPGTYHHSVMMGNLAEEAAEKIGANPLLARVMALYHDIGKMAKPAYFVENQSGANRHDQLSPSMSAKIIMSHVKAGIAMARQFKLGEPIEEAIRTHQGTSLLQFFYNKALNEAAKRGETVDDADYRYPGPIPQTREAGILMLADSVEAATRSLKDPAPAQIQAMVRRIINNKIRDGQLDDCKLTMRELAVIEEAFLRVLTLGFYHRRIAYPEIRKPPREGAANVPSLGAVAASSMAKSG from the coding sequence ATGGCTGAAGATACACACAAACCTAGTCCTCAGGATCAGGCAGTTGATGATCGGCTGAGTATCTCTTTGAGTCTGCGCCCAGAACAGAAGGAGCAAAAACCCTTCTATAAACGGGCTTTAATCGGTCTACGGGAGAGTTGGGCCTGGAGTTGGGGGGGCTTTGCGCTTTTGGTAGGGCTTTTGGCAACCATCTACTCTCCCAACGCGTGGCATATGCCCCATGTGTTAGAGGTTGGGGAGGTCGCCACCCGTAATATCAAAGCTGAACGGGATATCTTGGTTGAAGATCGCTCAGCAACCGAACAGCGTCGTTTAAAGGCGGTCTCAGCGGTACCCCCGGTTTTTGACTGGGATGCCAACATGGTGCTCAGCCTGAGTGGTGGCATTACAGATCGTCTGGTAGAGCTGCATGGTGCCATGCACGAACTGGCACGTTCTGGTGCCTTGCCTAACCAAAAAGAGCTTGAGTATCAATGGGCTGAGCGCTATACCTTGCCCACACCCATCCTGCAAGAGCTTCTCAGAATTAGTGGTTTGACACAGGCCCTGCTGGTGGCACGTACCCAGGCGGACAAGCCGCCGCTACCCCCGACAATTGAGACGCCGGATCAGGTGGATGAAGGTGAGCGTGCCGCCCATGCTTTGGTACAAGCAACCAAAACTTCCCCCATGGCTCTGTTTGCTCAGCCTAAAGGTTTAAACCCTGGGTTTGAGCATCTCCAAGCCCGCATACAGACTTGGCTGAAATCCCACACCCATCACTGGGTGGTTGCGGATGCGTCGACCCAAACGCGTGTACAGCGTAAACCCATTACCTTACACCCGCTGGAAAACCCCAAAGAGTTCCGACTGACCATTCCAGACCGGGTTGTGACCCTGGAACAGCTGGCTGTGCTCATTCGGGACAGTTCAACCCGCCATCTTTCTGATCTGGACCCCGCTTTACGCATGTGGATTGTGGAGCAGATTCAAGAGTACCTGCGCCCCAATTTAACCTACAACAGTGCGGAAACCCGACAGCGTCAACTGCAAGCTGAAGAGGATGTTGACCAGGTCTTTTTACGGGTACGCCGAGGTCAGATGGTGGTTCGGGAAGGGGAAGTTGTTAGTGAAAATACCCAGCTAAAGCTCACGGCCCTTAATAAAGGGGACCTGAATGAGGTGAAGTGGATTCGTATTGCAGGGCTGTGCATGACGGTGGCTCTGTTCCTCTACATCGGTCGTCTGTTTCTACTGCGTACAGCAGCAGCTTTTCCAAGAGATCGTTTGACCTTGGAAATTTTGGGAACCTTGCTGGTGGTCAGCGCGTCGCTTAGCGCCTTTACCTTTGCATTGGGTAAAGGCATGGCTGGGGTGTTCCAGTGGCCTGCCCAGAGTGTGTTTTATCTGCCGCCTGTCGCGATGGGCTCTGCTTTGGCCTCCTTGATCATTGGGGCTCGGGTCTCTCTACCCGGTGGTACCATGGTTGTTGGTACGGTGCTCTCTTTCCTGACCTCACAGTTGGCAGGTGGTGGTTTGCCACTCTTTGTCTATTACATGATTGGTTCTCTGGTCGGGGGCTTGTCATTAAGAACCTGCCGCCAACGTTTTGATGTGTTACGCAGCGGCTTAGCCGTTGGGATTGCTCAAATTTTGGTGGTACCTGCTGTTGAGCTACTTATGGGGAATGCACCCTCGGTAGACTGGACTGTTTATATGGTCATGGCGTTGGTCAGTGGCCTGCTCTCCGGGTTGTTCGCTTTGGCGTTGATCCCGTTGATGGAGTCTCTATTCAACATCACCACCGATTCTCGCCTTATGGAGTTGGCTGCGGGGGATCACCCCTTGCTCAGAGAACTCTCCATGCGTTCTCCGGGTACCTATCATCACTCCGTTATGATGGGGAACCTTGCGGAGGAAGCCGCTGAGAAAATTGGTGCCAATCCGCTGTTGGCTCGGGTTATGGCCCTCTATCATGATATCGGTAAAATGGCCAAGCCAGCCTATTTTGTTGAGAACCAGTCCGGAGCCAACCGGCATGATCAGCTCTCTCCAAGCATGTCGGCCAAAATTATTATGTCTCACGTTAAGGCCGGCATTGCCATGGCCCGTCAGTTTAAGCTGGGTGAGCCCATTGAGGAGGCCATTCGTACCCATCAAGGAACCTCTTTGTTGCAGTTCTTCTACAACAAAGCCTTGAATGAGGCTGCCAAGCGTGGTGAAACGGTGGATGATGCCGATTACCGCTACCCTGGGCCCATACCTCAAACCCGAGAGGCGGGTATTCTGATGTTGGCCGATTCGGTCGAAGCGGCCACCCGTTCTTTGAAGGATCCTGCGCCAGCTCAGATCCAAGCCATGGTCCGGCGTATTATTAATAATAAAATTCGTGATGGTCAGTTGGATGATTGTAAGTTGACCATGCGTGAACTGGCTGTGATTGAAGAGGCCTTCTTAAGGGTGTTGACCTTAGGCTTTTACCATCGTCGTATTGCTTACCCTGAAATACGCAAACCACCCAGAGAGGGGGCCGCTAATGTGCCAAGTCTTGGTGCAGTCGCCGCATCCAGCATGGCCAAGTCTGGATGA
- a CDS encoding PhoH family protein, which produces MSKTTHVDHLSFPDNEHAMALFGDGDTHLRLIEQRLEITILPRGNELLLKGRKRSLKQAVGLLKALYEKLLAGEEVDMTRVEDGIRAVLEDEHIEPLYDGDRAIKTPRVSIYPRTNRQARYVDAMRAHDMTFAVGPAGTGKTFLAVAAAVEAWQEQLVKRIILTRPAVEAGENLGFLPGDLQAKIDPYLRPLYDALYAMIGSEKVEKMIAGGELEIAPLAYMRGRTLSEAFIILDEAQNTTNEQMKMFLTRLGESARMVVAGDITQIDLPRGQSSGLVQALKVVKGVEGVHFARFTARDVVRNELVERIVRAYDEHAPRPVE; this is translated from the coding sequence ATGTCCAAAACCACCCATGTGGATCATCTCTCTTTTCCTGATAATGAGCATGCTATGGCTCTGTTTGGGGATGGCGATACACACCTTCGGCTTATTGAGCAGAGGTTGGAAATTACCATCCTGCCCAGGGGCAATGAGCTGCTGCTTAAAGGGCGTAAACGCTCTTTAAAGCAGGCTGTTGGCTTGCTTAAGGCGCTTTATGAAAAACTGTTGGCTGGTGAAGAGGTTGATATGACACGGGTGGAAGATGGCATTCGTGCTGTCTTGGAAGATGAGCATATTGAGCCATTGTATGATGGTGATCGTGCCATTAAAACGCCTCGTGTCAGCATCTACCCCCGGACCAACCGCCAAGCGCGTTATGTGGATGCCATGCGGGCGCATGATATGACCTTTGCCGTGGGCCCTGCAGGAACGGGTAAAACCTTTTTGGCTGTGGCTGCTGCGGTTGAAGCTTGGCAAGAGCAGTTGGTTAAACGCATTATCCTGACCCGCCCCGCGGTAGAGGCTGGCGAGAACCTGGGTTTTTTACCGGGTGATCTGCAAGCCAAAATTGATCCTTATCTGCGACCTCTCTACGATGCGCTGTATGCCATGATCGGATCAGAAAAAGTTGAAAAAATGATTGCGGGTGGTGAGTTGGAAATTGCCCCACTGGCGTACATGCGGGGGCGAACACTCAGTGAAGCCTTTATTATTTTGGATGAAGCGCAGAACACGACGAATGAGCAGATGAAAATGTTTTTAACCCGCCTGGGCGAAAGTGCCCGTATGGTGGTGGCAGGGGATATTACCCAAATTGATTTACCCCGCGGGCAGAGTTCAGGGTTGGTGCAGGCTTTGAAGGTAGTTAAAGGTGTGGAAGGGGTTCATTTTGCACGCTTTACCGCCCGAGATGTAGTAAGGAATGAACTGGTTGAACGTATTGTGCGGGCTTATGATGAGCACGCACCACGACCTGTTGAATAA
- the lnt gene encoding apolipoprotein N-acyltransferase: MLDPKKDLWIQRLAAKLQALFLHPDALLVIGAAGLSRLGFQPQGWFWASMAGFALWLAVLHRCTVKRALWLGYLFGLFHFSLSFTWLIESLSTNSGAPWIAGVLGVVGLAAVVAIYPMLVAGALAWLRPRAVMLPIVVATLWVCAEWLRGYLFTGFPWNQSGMIWMNWASLIQVADLGGIYLLSFLALLMAGVIRVVFDPTLSARLRTRWLVVMSVVLTAGHLYGEAQLQISADEKQYRIALVQGGVPQLNKWDKARHEEHLERYLDLTMEAAGQAVDLVVWPETALAYFLQSYPARWDRMANVLRTLEVPLLFGVPHAVKGKSHRYRYYNALALFNQKGDWIKTYHKHHLVPFGEYVPLRGWLPDSIAKLTAGKEDFSMGVGPQAIPTSLGVLGPLVCYEVIFPAEVRQLANQGVELLINATNDAWFGHSAKTQHLQMARLRAIENRLPLVRVANTGISASFDAYGRTVGTLPSNQPAMAIHTVNHAPKGGSFYRRWGAWELWFWSGLLMLSILAVQWGRWRRSHSG, from the coding sequence ATGCTTGACCCTAAAAAAGATTTATGGATACAGCGTCTTGCAGCAAAACTGCAGGCGCTGTTTTTACATCCAGATGCCTTGTTGGTCATCGGGGCGGCCGGTTTGTCCCGTCTAGGTTTTCAACCACAAGGTTGGTTTTGGGCCTCAATGGCAGGGTTTGCCTTGTGGTTGGCTGTCTTGCACCGTTGCACGGTGAAACGGGCTTTATGGCTGGGCTATCTGTTTGGTCTGTTCCACTTTTCCTTAAGCTTTACTTGGCTGATTGAGTCGCTCTCCACCAACAGTGGTGCACCCTGGATCGCCGGTGTACTTGGGGTGGTGGGGTTGGCTGCGGTTGTTGCCATTTATCCCATGTTGGTGGCTGGTGCCTTGGCTTGGTTGCGTCCAAGGGCGGTTATGCTGCCCATTGTGGTGGCAACACTGTGGGTGTGTGCTGAGTGGCTGCGGGGTTATCTATTTACCGGATTTCCCTGGAACCAGAGCGGTATGATCTGGATGAACTGGGCAAGCCTCATTCAAGTAGCGGATCTGGGGGGCATCTACCTGCTCTCATTTTTGGCGCTGTTGATGGCGGGTGTTATCCGGGTGGTGTTTGATCCTACCCTTAGTGCACGTCTACGCACCCGCTGGTTGGTTGTTATGAGCGTGGTGCTTACGGCGGGGCACCTTTATGGGGAGGCTCAACTCCAAATATCGGCTGATGAAAAACAGTACCGCATTGCCTTAGTTCAGGGAGGCGTACCTCAACTGAATAAGTGGGATAAGGCGCGGCATGAGGAGCATCTGGAGCGCTATCTAGATTTAACCATGGAAGCGGCTGGTCAAGCTGTGGATCTGGTGGTGTGGCCTGAGACTGCGCTGGCCTATTTTTTACAATCCTACCCTGCACGTTGGGATCGTATGGCCAATGTGCTCCGCACCCTAGAGGTGCCCTTGTTGTTTGGGGTTCCCCATGCGGTGAAGGGCAAGAGTCACCGTTATCGCTATTACAACGCTTTGGCTCTGTTTAACCAAAAAGGTGACTGGATAAAGACCTACCATAAGCACCATCTTGTACCCTTTGGAGAATATGTACCGTTACGCGGGTGGTTGCCCGATAGCATCGCTAAACTGACGGCGGGTAAAGAGGACTTTTCCATGGGGGTTGGTCCCCAAGCCATTCCGACCTCTTTAGGGGTGTTGGGGCCTTTGGTCTGCTATGAAGTGATTTTTCCAGCAGAGGTTCGGCAGCTGGCCAACCAGGGGGTCGAGCTGCTGATTAATGCCACCAATGATGCCTGGTTTGGTCACTCTGCCAAGACTCAGCATTTACAGATGGCACGTCTAAGGGCCATTGAAAACCGTCTTCCCTTGGTGCGGGTGGCCAATACAGGTATCAGTGCCTCTTTTGATGCCTATGGACGTACCGTTGGAACCTTACCCTCAAACCAACCTGCTATGGCCATACACACGGTAAACCATGCGCCTAAAGGGGGGAGCTTTTATCGCCGTTGGGGGGCGTGGGAATTATGGTTTTGGTCGGGGCTGCTGATGTTATCCATCCTGGCGGTACAGTGGGGGCGTTGGCGGCGGTCACACTCTGGATAA